The region AAAATATCTTTGTCACGCGGGAAGCGGGCACTTGTGATCGTGATCGCTCAGATCCTAATCGGACCTCAATATGTCCCGATCGCGGTTGAGCCGCGTTTAGgaatagttgactgccatcggagcatcgGAATCGAGCTGCCCGATTACGTTCGAAACCTACTATGTGCTTTTTAGGTGTCATAGAGTGCTAGGAAACGAACTGCAAAAGAGAGATtcctaaaatataaacaaaaaaggttgttttagacagcagtacaacaaatgctaatatgttttattcaggcataatttcTCGTTTCTGTGTCAATACCGCCAACATGATGTGTTAAagagaatttcaggtgatcggcatTGATAGGTACGTTTTTTAGCCATAATACCAAATTGAAAtattcttttctgaaaaaaaagtaatGTACAAGGACTTTTTTCTGCCAACTTGGCAAATTTTGTTGGGTGTTTCGCACATATACTTAGTGATATCTGTTGCGCTAGGGCTGTTCTTACTCGCGATCCTTGGACCGCTAAATCAGCGATCATCAGTTCAACAGATCAGGTATACAGTCTGGATCAAAACCATAGAGACAGCCATTGACAACAGTCACTGCTTTATAGACaaaaaatcagtttacgtcaGCTCGCTTCCGCAAGGGATTGAAGCTAGTTAGACAGAATTTTTCATGAACGATATGTTAACATGCTTGCCCGCAAATAtataaataactgtcatcagcgagtttatttttcttgtctATCTTTTTTTGGCTGCGATATATTTCTCTTtgccgtttgatgactgcaacaatcTTTACAGTACGTACACAAGCCCACACTAATATGCCACGGAGTGGATTAAATTACGGGAGCTACAGCTGCATTTCATGGTGTAGGAACAACAGGCGAACACAAAGGAAGCCGGAGACGAAGTCGTCTGCATTCCTCGTGACAGCAGGTGATTTACGCCTTTTCTGTGTACTTTAAAGAAGATATATAACAGTGCTGCCAATCTCTTGATAGAACCGGCTactatgcgcatgtttttttttttattattcagccaGTGAAGCGAATAATTACACGTCATACTGCGCCATAATTGTTTCAGGTCGAAGGCTTGGATCGAGTATGCCAAGAGGGGCGACCTGTTAGAAAAGTCGTCGACCCAGCTGCGGGGaccatttcaccgcagatgacttcatgagccccgggatgacttcgctgaagaagGCGGCTATTCCTACTGTTCAGCCTGCAAGATACTGGGATTGTCAGCTCGCTAAAGGTGGATCTTTTTGCGTGGTGTCTACACCTTGACGAAAAAACAGCAATAATCGCCTTTTACGAAGAGTGTAAGCTTACTATTGTGTTATACTATGATACACTAAATGTGTTGTGCGTGTATTTCTGAACAGCCTGAGAACCTATCGCTCAAAGCTGCTGATCAGGAGTCGACCGTGCTATACGTGCCCTTTAACCCCTTACTTGTGTCTAGCTGTTGACAACTCCTGTTGTGTTGCTCGCACGGGTGATGTTTTACATGACAAAGCCGCAGAGCGTATacgtgcaatattttttttttcgtgacatGGTGCCACCGGCTTTACCATAACCTCTTTCTTGTTGGTCTTTGTACTATgatgtattttataaaatgtgtgtgatccagaattttttttctgtacagttcaaattgtggaaaaaaaaataaagtcttTGTGTGAAACCACTCCCTTCTATGTCTGCAACTGAAAGAGGCGGCTCAATGGCGGCACAAAATTAAAGTAAGAACAGCTCTGACTGCATTATTCCAACTTGCATGAACTAATTCGGCTTGCGTAGGTTCTTCGAGAAGCTTGGTATTATTTCCAGTAAAAGTCTGCGATCCGAGAGTTTATTGCGTCTATACGTATGACATGCTTAGAAAAGAAGTACTAAAGCCCATGTGCTCCACTTAGACGATGTGGCTGAATATTTTAATAGCCAAAAGTAAATCAGAATCGAAAGCATtgctatcgaaaccgaaactgaaacagagctGAAGCACGTCCTAAAATCTCGGAGGACGAAATTAGCGGTCTGACCACCCGCTCAGAGCGCTGGCGGCAGCGTAGTAGCTCGGCCGCAGGGCCCtacgggagtgtccgctctttacccAAGTACGTTTCTCTATGGGGCAGGGGCTTTGCGGTGGGTGCCAAGCGCGACATATACCCCCAGGCTTTTTGGGGGCATTTAAGCGGGCAAGCAATAATTACGAATCGTTATGTGTGTGCAAGCCAGCGATCATGTGCACAACTATATATGCGTACATGTCATGCGTACAAGCGCGCAATTGTGAACAAGCCAGCAATGCATGCTAAGCATGCGCCAACAAGCTTGCAAAAATATTCTAGAAACAAAGAAATGCTTACAGCGGCACAGCGCCCGCCATGCTATCGCCAAATAGTCTTTTCTATTATGTTGAAGGAACCCTATGGAATATGCCGCAAGTCAAAATTATCGCTTGAACAATGACTTGAACATAACCATGTACAGCGGCAACGCATATTGTTTCGGACTAACTAACACAGTGACCCCTCGTGGCTTCAAAAATGTAATTTCGGCGCCAACTCGTGCATCGCTGACAGGGGAAGCAGTCATTTCTTTATCTTTCCACTGAGAGCACAGACATCTGTTGAAACAGTGGGCGCTATAAGCTACAACATAAGTGGACCATCAGTCCTATACGTATAGCAGACTCAAGCTCTGCGCCAGAAAAGAAAGTGCTCGAACCTGCACTGACATAAAAGCGGCCACTGATAACAAACACGGTTCCTTTCCGCTCATGCACCGCAAGCTATTAGTGGTCACCTGTCTACAACGAAACAAACGCGAATGTGGTGGTATGTCCCGAAGCAACACATATGGtttaagagggacgccgtagtggagggctccggaataatttagaccacccgagGTTATTTAgctgcgctgacattgcacagtgcattGGAGTTTTttacatttcgcctccgtcgaaatgaggCCGCCGGGGtagggattcgatcccgcgtccTGCAGCTCAGCAGACGAATGGCAAAGCCGCTGCGCCACCGCGGCAGGCCAAATGCGAATGACGCCAACAGcgaattcatttctatttttcgcCGACACTACAACGCTGCTTTCCCTATACAAAAGGGTGGAACTAAACGACAAGATAAGAAAGCCTTTGACAAGGCCCGCGTACttgaaaatgattagaggaaaaaaATAACTATCCAAAAACTTCTTGGCTACTGGAGGCCCATTCATTCGATTTCCTATCATTCAAGAAAAGTAGAAACATACTGGCGATGATTCGATTTCAATACAGCAGGGAAACAGGCAAGGGAAAGTTTGGTCCCACCGGAAAAACCGgcgggcacccggcggcactggggatcgaaccccgcacctcccgcatacagGGCGAATACTCAAACCAAGAGGCCACCGCTGCCGTTATGCAAGCAAATTAGCTTCGGTGCaataaaacacaaacaaaaataagCTTTCTAGCAATACGCTAAAAGGTGTCCTCATAAAGCATACAACGTCACGAAAACGGTGTTGAAAGGCAGAAATTCAAGCCTTGCGGCACGAGAGCTATAattaggtaataataataataattatagaACAATCCGGCGTCGACGGCTTAGCGGAGCATTTTAACGTGCACTTCGCAAACATTGCAAACCTACCAACTAATCTAACGCCTAACATAAAAGCTGTTTCAATATAGGCGTTACACCACCACCAGCGGCTCGTGCCGGGGTTCGTCCCCGGACTAGGATGAATTtctcttcaactacgaagtttctgtttTGTAGTAGTATGGATGCGCTTGGGTGAATGTTAATGAGTATGATTAGTCCCTTATTACAAGCGCCACATTTAGCATCTCACATTGATCACTGCGAAAGTTAGCAATTTGCACATCATTCACgtacaaaacaaagcacttcgTTGCATCGCTAATCTGCCAAGACTACACTCAACTGGCCCACCATTTCCAGACTTTTAAACAGCGAATGCTGTGAACATTTTCAGATCCCGCTCACTTCTCCACTTTTCCCCGGAGAGAAACTCGCGAATACTTTGTTAAACATTAAATGACTCTCTTTCTTGGTTGTTTTTGCCGTACCCTTGTAATTATGTCTTGGTATTATGCGTGCAGTTTAAGCACGACCGATTTTTCATATTAATTTTTAAAGcgagagcattacttggctcgtTGTGCGAAAACCACGCCGTCGCCGGAAACCCGTGGCAGAAAGGCGGCCCGCTAATAACGTCATCGCCCCTCCTGGAGCAATAGGTCATCACAAGGCATAAAGGCAAGTCAGCTTGCGTGGTGAATGAAAACAAGTTTGGATGCGCCTCCTCTCCTCCCGGAGATGGctatacaataccccctcagttGGATAGCAAAGCAGACTGCGCTCAAAATGGGGCAAATTCTCTAAAGTGTGCCGGTTGGGGGCGGCTGGGCCCCTCCCTCGCGGTCACCGTCCCGACAGACATGATCTGTACATATGTACACAGTGACGTGTCGGCTCCGCGAGATACGCTAGGAAATACAATGCCCACTCTCGTATTCATTCCTTCCTCCATATATGTTTACACCATTTACATAAGTACAGACGGACAGTGCCCACGCCACCTAGGGATCACGCTGCCAGACCGCGGCAGCTGACTAGCGACAGCGCGTACCCCATTGACGCAGTGCGGGGGAAATCGCGGAAGAACGTGATGAGCGCAGCGTGCAATATCTGATGGCGTCATATCAGGAAGCGAGTCATCGCTTGTTTACGCACCATATCTTGCCGGACCGGGATGCGCTTCCGGACAGGCAGACGGCAGGTTTACGAAGGCTGCCTAATCGCACACAGAGTCGGCGTACAGCTCTGCTTACGCCGAAACGCGACACGATGCAAACAAAACGGCGAGAgagaaaaattaaataaaattcCGGCCATCGACAACAGCCGCAATAAGGGCTCCAAGGCTGATCTTCAAATAGTCGATCGTGTGGCGTACAGAAAGCACAATTCATAACGGACTGTTATTGCTTCCCCTCACACAGGGTTGAAACCGTCAACGTGGTCAATAGGCAATGTCAAGCCCAGAATCACGCTATCCTACGACGCCGCGCTCACGAATACCGCTGTTGCCAGCGCAGATCCCACTCCCACTTGATCTCCAAGAGCAAAGCCGACGACAGCCCCATTTCGTGGGCGAATGAGCTGTTGCGAAGTCATTAAATTCCGCGTCAAGCGTTTTAACGTCTGTTTTAAAGGCTCCGCGGCTGCAGACAGCCTTCCCCGACAGGAAAACGCTCCGCCGTGCAATTGTCGTGCAATACGCCCGTGCTTCGAGCACTGTGCAAACTGCGCGTTCTCGGGTTATCACTCGCGCTCCTGGAACTGGTTCAATTAGGATGACGTCCGCGAGCTGAAAACAAGCTGCGCCGTCACGGAGGCAGGCGGATGGAGGAAAAAGCAGGCGCCCGTGAGAGCGTGCAAGCCCTTGAGATAGCCCGAAAGAGCAAagctcaaaagaaaaagaaaggcgattGGCGCGGCGACGATGACCTCAAACGGCCTTCGGACCCGGGCCTCCAGCAGTACCGCCATCTAGGAGTGCTTCGAAAAGAACTCTACAAGCACCTCGTAAGGCGCGCTTTTTGAAAATCTTCAGCGCCTTATAAGGGATTGGATTAAACTTTCTTTACAGCCTATATGGCCACACAAATTTATTTTTGCTTATTTCAGCATTCTTATATGACAAGCCGTGAGCAAACGGCCACTAAGCGTTATCTGACGTGTTCATCGATTCGGTAGTATTTCGAAAGGCCCGGGAATGCGCTGCAGAGCGATGCTGTCTTTAGTAGGCTTGTTGCTGTTGCCAACAACGGGAGGGGGGGGTAGCGGCCTTACTGAGCCTGCATGCGCTAAGCAGTTAGTGTAAATTATGGCTGGTGACTGGAGAAATTTATTTGTATCCGTTCATTCTGGATTCAGCACCAGGCCGACGTTCTGTGGCTTGTGTGTTCGGTATTTTCGCGATGTGGAATTCAGGGTATCGGTGACTCGACCAAATAAGGGCACACTTTACTAATAGTGAAtagtaaaaatgaaataaatgtaaTTACGATTTTCCCTAGGCCCCGCGCACATCCTGAGCTCGTCTGTGTTGTACGTGCTCCGTCCTGCGTAACtgttttgtattcttttttgtgcAATTAGAACACACAGCACAACCAGATGGATAAGCCTTGGTAACTGTCGAGCTGCTCCGACAGCGAAGCGCGTCAGCGCAACGTCGGAAAAAGCGCAATCTCTGTACCCAGACGCGCGCAACGCGTTCATTAAAGCGCACGCGGCGGTCGCGCCATCTCTGGACGAAAAATAAAACGAGGCAAGGCAGCGGTGGCGCCCCCTCCGGACAAATAGGGAGGCAAGACGACTGCAGCGCCCCAATGCAACGCGGAAGCGGAATGAGGGCGCGCGTGGCAGTATGTGGCAGTATGCGGCGGGCAACCATAGCTACGGCATTTCCGCACGAATCCTTTCCCCCCCTCCCAAGATGGAGTAGTGCACGTGGCCGCAAATTTGTGCGTGTTCCATCTTTGATACAGGTATAATATAAGCATCGTGGTCTCGTGAGGAGTCATGGCTCGCCGCTACCTCCCCAACATTCTCGTCACCGGCACGCCTGGCACAGGGAAGTCTACGCTAGGGTCCGAAGTGGCACAGCGCACAGGTTTGGACTGGCTCAACGTTGGCGAGATTGCGAGAGAAAACGATCTCTTCGACGGGTACGACGAGAAGTACGACTGCGCCATCCTCGACGAAGATCGCTTGGTCGACGAACTTGACGAGAAGCTGTCGCAGCAGGCTGGCGGCAACCTTGTCGAATACCACGGGTGCGACTTCTTCCCCAAGCGTTGGTTTGACGTCGTCTTCGTGCTGCGCACAGACAATACTCTCCTCTACGACAGACTTCGCGCACGCGGCTACACTGGCAAGAAGCTCGAGGAGAACGTCCAGTGCGAGATTTTCCAGACGATTCTGGACGAAGCACGTGAAGCCTACGACAACGGCATCGTTTTCGAGTTGCCCAGCAACACGCCTGACGACATGGAGGACAACATCGACAAAATCTCCCGCTGGATCGAACAGTGGCGCAACGCAAGCCGGTAACCGCAAAACTGCCTCGTGCGTCGGTTCGAGGGACTCAAGTTCGCCGCCGCTCTGAGCGATTCCAGGACGTTCGCCGATTTGTTGCGTCGCTTCTAGCGGACTGCCACAACCAAATGAACTGAATGTAAAGTCCGTTGCAGCTCACAGTGAATATAAATGCTTTGGTATTGAACGCTCGTGTAGCTCCTTTCATTTGGACCGCCGTACCAACGCAAAATTTGGTACGCCCCTCTTTGTAAGTGACCGATAACTGCGTAAACTGGGTTTCGGTGCTATCTGAGCATTGGTGGTGCCATGGGTATATCTTAAGGTGCTCAAAATCACCTTGATGGAATCTTGTATGCGTATCGCGAGTGTCTGCTCACAGTGGTGAAGGCACAGGTGACTGCTTCACAGCACCCCTTCTGTAACGTGCTGAAACAGTATGCAAGCTCTTTTGGGGCCGCAGACAGCACACGGCAAACCAGAGGCGCTCAGAAGATGGCTCTCTTCCCTGGGAGTTTTCTAGCTTGTGCATCATCTGACTTTGCTTGTCATGGCGCAAATGTACTACTGTTGCGACAACGGCATGAGCCTGGGATACATTGTAAGTATGTATTCTTGAAGCATTAGGTGGGAGGTTTGCATGCGATGGCAGCTGCAGCTTTAGTTCCCAACAGGACACGAGACTGCACATCGGTAAAGAGTTGAAAAGCCTTCAATCTCGTGCAGTTTTTGATGGGTTACTCCCACCTACGAGCAGCAGCGGTGTTCAAATTTAGTTCCGTGCATGCGAGTCATTACACCTGAACCGTAATCGCACCTTATTGGCTAGCTGATCAGGCTACCAACTACCTTTTGGCACTGCAGGCCAATAGAAAGGTACCTTGCCTGCTCCCCCTGTTTTCACCTAATGCCTGATCTTTAGCTTCCCATCAGAGAACAAAAAGTTGCAGTGTGCAGTTTTGCATACTTGCACTCCCGTTAATGAGCTTACAACTCCATTGTAGTTTTTCGCATGCAGTGCCTAATGTGTCTGCGAACAATATGAAGGTTTTTTTTGCCTCACTCGCCCCACAACCAATCATCTATGTTTATTGCATACTGCCAGAGTTCACAGTTCTTTTGAGTAAACACTGTTGAAACAAAAGAACATTGTGGCTACTTTCTGATGAAGTTAGGTTGGTATTCTTTGCTATAGTTTATGAAGACATTTTCACTGCGACATCTGCACAAGTATCGGCACAGTTTTACACTCCCATGATCGTAGGTTGGAAATACATGCTAACTTTTCATAAATTATGATTTTCAGTAATGAGTCAGGGTCTGAAGAACACCATGAAATAAAAGCCTCATTTTAGCTGGCACTCCATTTTGTACTGTTTCCATGGTAATAGTGCTGATGCAAACAGAACCTACAGAGCCAAAATTGGCAAATGCATCATTTGCCCATCAGTCTTTCAGCAGTGATCACTATTCTGATCCCAGTCTGCAGTTAAGTTTACAAAAGAGCGCAATGTGCCAGCCAACTCGTGGATCTACAGCTTGGTATTGTTAATTCAAGAACAACTACACAGCTAACGATGCATTTTATCAGAGCTGACTTGCTCAGTGCTATAGCCGAATACAACTGGAGAACGAAACGGCAAACACCCTTCAGAGGAAGCTCTCCAGCCAATGGTATCGACAAATTGTCATGACATCACTTTTAATCGCATTTCGCCGAAGCACCTGCGATATCATGCTAGGCGGTTAATCACAACGAATATAACCGCATGAGGAGCAATCTGTGCGTGAAATAGCATGCCACTGTTGTAAACTGCCCGGATTTTTAACCTGTTCTATGTTGCATGTTAGCATTTTAGAGTAGCACATTAAGATGCCACTTTCACTAAATTAGGGCTAT is a window of Amblyomma americanum isolate KBUSLIRL-KWMA chromosome 4, ASM5285725v1, whole genome shotgun sequence DNA encoding:
- the Ak6 gene encoding adenylate kinase isoenzyme 6; protein product: MARRYLPNILVTGTPGTGKSTLGSEVAQRTGLDWLNVGEIARENDLFDGYDEKYDCAILDEDRLVDELDEKLSQQAGGNLVEYHGCDFFPKRWFDVVFVLRTDNTLLYDRLRARGYTGKKLEENVQCEIFQTILDEAREAYDNGIVFELPSNTPDDMEDNIDKISRWIEQWRNASR